The following coding sequences lie in one Apium graveolens cultivar Ventura chromosome 1, ASM990537v1, whole genome shotgun sequence genomic window:
- the LOC141700150 gene encoding uncharacterized protein LOC141700150, which translates to MGETPFMLTYGYEAMVPVEVGSGSLRRDRYTEEDAEVNQRLHLDLLEEVRENSQLRLAAYQQRVARYYNKKVKGQLLKVGDLVLRKVMPTTKNPQHGVFGDNWEGPCKIKAILWKGTYHLEDLEGKLVPRAWNAEHLRKYYQ; encoded by the coding sequence ATGGGGGAAACTCCGTTTATGCTGACTTACGGATATGAAGCTATGGTCCCTGTGGAGGTTGGCTCAGGGTCGCTTCGTAGAGATCGTTATACGGAGGAAGATGCAGAAGTTAACCAAAGGCTTCATTTGGATCTCTTGGAAGAGGTAAGGGAAAACTCCCAGTTGAGGCTTGCGGCATATCAACAGCGTGTCGCAAGATATTACAATAAGAAAGTAAAGGGACAGCTGCtgaaggtgggagatttggtaCTCAGGAAGGTGATGCCAACCACAAAGAATCCCCAGCATGGAGTATTTGGAGATAATTGGGAAGGACCATGCAAGATTAAAGCAATTTTGTGGAAGGGTACTTATCACCTTGAAGATTTGGAAGGAAAGCTGGTTCCGCGAGCATGGAACGCGGAACATCTtcgaaagtattatcagtaa
- the LOC141660422 gene encoding F-box protein At1g10780-like isoform X2, translated as MDNLPDALVQYIISNMDNAKDVAYGNCVSKRWKGLMPYVKSLYFPRNIFDDLKAGHTPDDIIMQMVSSICRLETLVVYCPFTSVGLALWLSVQGSVIRNLDLRMDTLINPQACTESPSKLDCLRAAPNLETLSLWGVLMVRSPNWDSFLKLRSLEIVGTALEDPALADALKACPNLTNLSLLGCSGLGSVSIELPQLQQCNLDFYGYGNCSLSLTSPKLESLEVQGCNCLRVPETKCLRTLAIANMAGRVYKVDFGKLSAIESLSIRGVQWHWDAVSKILQLASEVKYLFMKVEFTGDSVELLPFPEINFVEFFNNHAKLEKLDIHGAMFAALSHKNSLRHIDSQFVFPRLEEVVITIRSPLSPEQKMSTLEAFAKYGKNLKKLTIKILHMKTNLSSADDFFQEICSGGRAY; from the exons ATGGATAACCTTCCTGATGCTCTTGTCCAATACATTATATCAAACATGGACAATGCCAAGGATGTGGCATATGGTAACTGTGTCTCGAAGAGATGGAAGGGCTTGATGCCGTATGTAAAGAGCCTATACTTTCCTCGAAACATTTTTGATGACCTTAAAGCAGGACACACACCTGATGACATTATAATGCAGATGGTGTCGTCAATTTGCCGCCTAGAGACACTTGTTGTTTATTGTCCTTTCACAAGTGTTGGCCTTGCTTTATGGCTATCGGTACAAGGATCAGTCATAAGGAATCTTGATCTTCGGATGGACACTCTCATTAACCCCCAAGCCTGTACTGAATCCCCCTCCAAGTTGGATTGTTTGAGGGCTGCACCGAATTTGGAAACACTGAGTCTATGGGGTGTTTTAATGGTACGTTCCCCAAATTGGGATTCTTTTCTGAAGCTGAGGAGTCTTGAAATTGTCGGCACAGCATTGGAGGACCCTGCATTGGCAGATGCACTAAAGGCATGTCCTAACTTGACAAACCTTTCTTTACTTGGTTGCAGCGGATTGGGTTCTGTCTCAATCGAGCTTCCACAGCTGCAGCAATGCAATCTTGATTTTTATGGCTATGGTAATTGTTCACTTTCTCTTACCTCTCCCAAGCTTGAATCCCTTGAGGTACAAGGTTGTAACTGTCTTCGGGTTCCCGAGACCAAATGTTTGAGGACTCTCGCTATTGCTAACATGGCTG GGAGAGTTTATAAGGTTGATTTTGGAAAACTTTCAGCCATCGAGTCCTTATCCATCAGAGGGGTGCAATGGCACTGGGATGCTGTAAGCAAAATTCTTCAACTGGCGAGTGAAGTAAAATATCTTTTCATGAAGGTGGAATTCACCGGTGATTCTGTGGAACTTCTTCCCTTTCCAGAGATCAACTTTGTTGAGTTCTTCAATAATCATGCGAAGTTGGAGAAACTTGACATTCATGGTGCAATGTTTGCTGCTCTTAGCCATAAGAACAGCCTACGACAT ATTGATTCGCAGTTTGTATTTCCTCGCTTGGAGGAGGTGGTGATCACCATCAGATCTCCGCTTAGCCCTGAACAGAAAATGAGCACTCTTGAGGCTTTTGCCAAATATGGAAAGAATCTAAAAAAGTTGACCATTAAAATTCTTCATATGAAGACCAACCTCAGCAGTGCAGACGACTTTTTTCAAGAGATTTGCAG CGGAGGACGGGCATATTGA
- the LOC141660422 gene encoding F-box protein At1g10780-like isoform X1 → MDNLPDALVQYIISNMDNAKDVAYGNCVSKRWKGLMPYVKSLYFPRNIFDDLKAGHTPDDIIMQMVSSICRLETLVVYCPFTSVGLALWLSVQGSVIRNLDLRMDTLINPQACTESPSKLDCLRAAPNLETLSLWGVLMVRSPNWDSFLKLRSLEIVGTALEDPALADALKACPNLTNLSLLGCSGLGSVSIELPQLQQCNLDFYGYGNCSLSLTSPKLESLEVQGCNCLRVPETKCLRTLAIANMAGRVYKVDFGKLSAIESLSIRGVQWHWDAVSKILQLASEVKYLFMKVEFTGDSVELLPFPEINFVEFFNNHAKLEKLDIHGAMFAALSHKNSLRHIDSQFVFPRLEEVVITIRSPLSPEQKMSTLEAFAKYGKNLKKLTIKILHMKTNLSSADDFFQEICRFRHMNRTIVAIG, encoded by the exons ATGGATAACCTTCCTGATGCTCTTGTCCAATACATTATATCAAACATGGACAATGCCAAGGATGTGGCATATGGTAACTGTGTCTCGAAGAGATGGAAGGGCTTGATGCCGTATGTAAAGAGCCTATACTTTCCTCGAAACATTTTTGATGACCTTAAAGCAGGACACACACCTGATGACATTATAATGCAGATGGTGTCGTCAATTTGCCGCCTAGAGACACTTGTTGTTTATTGTCCTTTCACAAGTGTTGGCCTTGCTTTATGGCTATCGGTACAAGGATCAGTCATAAGGAATCTTGATCTTCGGATGGACACTCTCATTAACCCCCAAGCCTGTACTGAATCCCCCTCCAAGTTGGATTGTTTGAGGGCTGCACCGAATTTGGAAACACTGAGTCTATGGGGTGTTTTAATGGTACGTTCCCCAAATTGGGATTCTTTTCTGAAGCTGAGGAGTCTTGAAATTGTCGGCACAGCATTGGAGGACCCTGCATTGGCAGATGCACTAAAGGCATGTCCTAACTTGACAAACCTTTCTTTACTTGGTTGCAGCGGATTGGGTTCTGTCTCAATCGAGCTTCCACAGCTGCAGCAATGCAATCTTGATTTTTATGGCTATGGTAATTGTTCACTTTCTCTTACCTCTCCCAAGCTTGAATCCCTTGAGGTACAAGGTTGTAACTGTCTTCGGGTTCCCGAGACCAAATGTTTGAGGACTCTCGCTATTGCTAACATGGCTG GGAGAGTTTATAAGGTTGATTTTGGAAAACTTTCAGCCATCGAGTCCTTATCCATCAGAGGGGTGCAATGGCACTGGGATGCTGTAAGCAAAATTCTTCAACTGGCGAGTGAAGTAAAATATCTTTTCATGAAGGTGGAATTCACCGGTGATTCTGTGGAACTTCTTCCCTTTCCAGAGATCAACTTTGTTGAGTTCTTCAATAATCATGCGAAGTTGGAGAAACTTGACATTCATGGTGCAATGTTTGCTGCTCTTAGCCATAAGAACAGCCTACGACAT ATTGATTCGCAGTTTGTATTTCCTCGCTTGGAGGAGGTGGTGATCACCATCAGATCTCCGCTTAGCCCTGAACAGAAAATGAGCACTCTTGAGGCTTTTGCCAAATATGGAAAGAATCTAAAAAAGTTGACCATTAAAATTCTTCATATGAAGACCAACCTCAGCAGTGCAGACGACTTTTTTCAAGAGATTTGCAGGTTCAGACACATGAACCGCACGATTGTTGCTATAGGATAA